A DNA window from Desulforegula conservatrix Mb1Pa contains the following coding sequences:
- a CDS encoding patatin-like phospholipase family protein, with protein MKSGLIEFRAGESAYRIIKEKGLSSDDVKVVAGASGAAKWLVLAGLDKYLFSDWFKDRTNPLFLVGSSIGAWRFATASCPDPEKSISNLEYGYINQKYDGKPTPGEVSSVGWDILGKLFDEKSSMHALNHPFMRLSILTARSRGILSTESKIRTTLGITAAAMANAVDRKYLGYFFERAMFSDFRDLPHFFNMDEFPISQIRLDEHNLKQAVMASGSIPIIMEPVTGINNAKPGVYRDGGIIDYHLDIPFLPVESEGITLYPHYAGQIIPGWFDKYLKKRRPDMENMSSVLLVYPSEKFVKMLPYSKIPDRNDFTRFLNKDKERIAYWTKAAEMSKMIADEFHDIVDSGRIKNTVKHMNTLWPDRL; from the coding sequence ATGAAATCAGGACTAATTGAATTCAGGGCCGGAGAATCAGCATACAGGATAATAAAGGAAAAAGGTCTTTCTTCTGATGACGTCAAGGTGGTTGCAGGAGCGTCAGGAGCCGCAAAATGGCTTGTCCTTGCAGGACTTGACAAGTATCTTTTTTCTGACTGGTTCAAGGATAGAACAAACCCTCTGTTTCTTGTGGGGTCATCAATAGGAGCATGGAGATTTGCAACAGCATCCTGTCCTGATCCTGAAAAATCAATTTCCAACTTAGAGTATGGATACATTAACCAGAAATACGATGGGAAACCGACTCCGGGAGAAGTAAGCAGTGTAGGCTGGGATATTCTTGGAAAACTTTTCGATGAAAAATCATCCATGCATGCCCTGAACCATCCGTTCATGCGTCTAAGTATACTGACAGCAAGAAGCAGGGGCATTCTTTCAACAGAATCAAAAATCAGAACCACCCTTGGAATTACCGCTGCCGCAATGGCAAATGCCGTTGACAGAAAATACCTCGGATATTTCTTCGAACGCGCCATGTTCTCTGATTTCAGGGATCTCCCGCATTTTTTTAATATGGATGAATTCCCGATTTCCCAAATAAGGCTTGATGAACATAATCTAAAACAGGCTGTAATGGCATCTGGCTCCATACCAATCATAATGGAGCCTGTGACAGGCATTAATAATGCGAAACCGGGAGTTTACAGGGATGGAGGCATAATAGACTATCACCTCGACATCCCATTTCTGCCTGTTGAGTCCGAGGGGATAACTCTTTATCCCCATTATGCTGGCCAGATAATTCCGGGCTGGTTTGATAAATACCTGAAAAAAAGAAGGCCGGACATGGAAAATATGTCTTCTGTTCTTCTTGTTTACCCTTCTGAAAAATTCGTAAAAATGCTGCCTTATTCAAAAATCCCGGACAGAAACGATTTCACCAGATTTTTGAACAAAGACAAAGAAAGAATAGCATACTGGACAAAGGCTGCGGAAATGAGCAAAATGATAGCTGATGAATTTCATGACATTGTTGATTCAGGAAGAATCAAAAATACTGTTAAGCACATGAATACTCTTTGGCCTGACAGATTGTAG
- a CDS encoding PaaI family thioesterase — translation MKSASNPNAQKKERKLLPVIDLKCFGCGSENPHGLRMRFETDGSRLYSRLSIAEHLRGWSNLAHGGVISSILDEVMSWTAICLSERLILTKKMEVEFLRPVLIKEEIFAEGWSDEIIDGRTAIISAHITDAKGNVLARAKGNFALLKKSSFERLGITVENLPNSIETLLEIVANLKNMDEDK, via the coding sequence ATGAAATCTGCAAGCAATCCAAATGCACAAAAAAAAGAAAGAAAACTTCTGCCTGTGATAGATCTCAAATGCTTCGGATGCGGAAGCGAAAATCCTCATGGCCTCAGAATGAGATTCGAGACTGATGGTTCGAGACTCTATTCAAGACTGTCCATCGCAGAGCATCTAAGGGGCTGGAGCAACCTTGCCCACGGAGGCGTCATTTCGTCCATCCTTGATGAAGTGATGAGCTGGACAGCAATATGCCTGAGCGAACGACTAATTCTTACAAAAAAGATGGAGGTCGAGTTCCTGAGACCTGTTTTAATTAAAGAGGAAATATTCGCGGAAGGCTGGTCAGACGAGATCATAGATGGCCGGACAGCAATAATTTCGGCCCACATAACGGATGCAAAAGGCAATGTACTTGCACGGGCAAAAGGGAATTTTGCACTTCTAAAAAAATCCAGTTTTGAAAGGCTGGGAATAACAGTTGAAAATCTGCCCAACAGCATTGAAACTCTTCTTGAAATTGTGGCAAATCTCAAAAATATGGATGAAGACAAATGA
- a CDS encoding TetR/AcrR family transcriptional regulator: MKKRQTAEIRKPEIISNFYQVIIEEGFENASIQKVAKRMGIHPSLIIHYFASKENMVMGLVDLVLESNSNLFTGLPPYDFSPEKRLKSLIGIIWSQDWQTNIDISVVYAVLSMGYRNTKVFERILNLYTSYKLFLKTELSRFSEAGIISGIDPENAADIIISMSEGSHYFMPFHIKHEEIEAHRQRMMDAALKLLNYKGMEP, encoded by the coding sequence ATGAAGAAAAGACAGACCGCAGAAATAAGAAAACCTGAAATCATAAGCAATTTTTACCAAGTCATCATTGAAGAGGGATTCGAAAATGCCTCGATCCAGAAGGTTGCAAAAAGAATGGGGATTCACCCTAGTCTGATCATCCACTATTTTGCATCAAAGGAAAATATGGTGATGGGACTGGTTGACCTTGTGCTTGAATCCAACTCCAATCTTTTTACAGGACTTCCTCCTTACGACTTTTCCCCGGAAAAAAGGCTCAAATCCCTTATCGGGATTATATGGAGCCAGGACTGGCAGACAAACATCGACATTTCAGTTGTTTATGCCGTTTTGTCCATGGGATACAGAAACACCAAGGTTTTTGAAAGAATTCTGAATCTTTACACATCCTATAAACTGTTTCTTAAAACAGAACTTTCAAGATTCAGTGAGGCAGGAATAATAAGCGGCATTGATCCTGAAAACGCAGCTGATATTATTATTTCAATGTCTGAAGGCTCCCACTATTTCATGCCGTTTCATATAAAACATGAGGAAATTGAAGCACACAGACAAAGAATGATGGATGCGGCTTTAAAGCTGCTGAATTATAAGGGCATGGAACCATGA
- a CDS encoding universal stress protein, with amino-acid sequence MQTDQKEFKKILFPIDFSEPTKKIIPYVLTMADKFGAEVHILFVSSTVEHFKSIYVPHPAVNSFEKEIAEGAKRKIDEYTEDNFPPKQQPIKAVRLGDPADEIIKYVEENAIDLAIVGTHARKGLERIIYGSVARSVFERSKIPIMVINPYLL; translated from the coding sequence ATGCAGACAGATCAGAAAGAATTCAAAAAAATACTTTTCCCCATTGATTTTTCCGAGCCTACCAAAAAAATCATACCTTATGTATTAACAATGGCAGACAAATTCGGAGCAGAAGTTCACATACTGTTTGTTTCCAGCACAGTTGAGCACTTCAAGAGCATTTATGTTCCGCATCCGGCCGTAAACAGTTTTGAAAAAGAAATTGCTGAAGGGGCCAAAAGGAAAATTGATGAATACACCGAGGATAATTTCCCACCCAAACAACAGCCTATAAAAGCAGTAAGGTTGGGAGATCCTGCAGATGAAATAATCAAATACGTTGAAGAAAACGCTATAGACCTTGCCATTGTTGGAACACACGCAAGAAAAGGCCTGGAAAGGATAATATACGGCAGCGTTGCAAGAAGTGTTTTTGAGAGATCAAAAATACCAATTATGGTAATCAATCCCTATCTTCTTTAG
- a CDS encoding acyl-CoA thioesterase, protein MPKVTIDIPEKCHFETTINVRITDLNYGNHVGTDNMVSLIHEARFKLFASLGYSEMDIEGTRILISDLVVLYKAESFYGDVLRFEISVCGFNKYGCEIFYRISDLKDNKPIANAKTGVVFKDKKTEQLTSPPQKFISMFS, encoded by the coding sequence ATGCCAAAAGTTACAATTGATATTCCGGAAAAATGCCATTTCGAGACAACCATAAACGTCAGAATCACAGATCTAAATTATGGAAATCATGTTGGCACGGACAATATGGTTTCCCTCATTCATGAGGCCAGGTTCAAATTATTTGCAAGCCTCGGCTACTCGGAAATGGATATTGAAGGAACTCGTATCCTTATATCTGACCTTGTGGTTCTGTACAAAGCAGAGTCTTTTTACGGAGATGTACTAAGGTTTGAGATAAGTGTCTGCGGTTTCAATAAATATGGATGCGAGATTTTTTACAGAATCTCAGACTTGAAAGACAATAAACCAATTGCGAATGCAAAAACAGGCGTAGTTTTTAAAGACAAGAAAACTGAACAGCTGACAAGTCCGCCTCAAAAATTCATTTCCATGTTTTCATGA
- a CDS encoding EamA family transporter: protein MLLVSIFIVIISGVLYHFCQKTISPDAHPLVSLIITYTTAIVLSLAAFFFFPLKHGIVDSLKQAGWATYLLGIAIFGLEAGYLLAYRAGADLSSTAIYTNAAVAIMLIPIGMFIFREHLSAARMAGIVLCIVGFLLISRK, encoded by the coding sequence ATGCTTTTAGTTTCAATATTCATAGTAATAATATCGGGTGTGCTTTATCACTTCTGCCAGAAGACAATATCTCCGGACGCCCACCCACTAGTTTCCCTGATAATTACATATACAACAGCAATCGTGCTGTCATTGGCGGCTTTTTTCTTTTTTCCGCTAAAACATGGAATAGTGGATTCTTTAAAACAGGCGGGATGGGCAACATATTTGCTCGGTATAGCAATATTCGGTCTTGAGGCCGGATATCTATTAGCATACAGAGCTGGAGCCGATCTTAGTTCTACGGCAATTTACACCAATGCTGCCGTTGCCATAATGCTTATTCCAATTGGAATGTTCATATTCAGGGAACATCTATCTGCGGCAAGGATGGCGGGAATAGTATTGTGCATAGTCGGATTTCTTCTTATCAGTCGAAAGTGA
- a CDS encoding metal-dependent transcriptional regulator, with product MEFDITLTASLEDYLEAIFHIVAEKQAARGKDIAKRLNVNSSSVTGALRSLSEKGYINYAPYDLITLTENGQTIAREIVRRHETLRDFFEKILKIEKIEAEETACKVEHAVSRKTLDKLISFVEFIETCPRTGRDWLASFDGRCENPSMHEEECSECLSRCISLMQKRIGDLSDKQNIHSLLFLKKGEKGTINEIGENSSIAKKLADMQASPGCIITVENSDMESGQMDIKVKGYHLKISKEDAERITVVHLK from the coding sequence ATGGAATTTGACATAACCCTGACCGCCAGCCTTGAAGATTATCTCGAAGCAATTTTTCATATAGTTGCCGAAAAACAGGCTGCCAGAGGAAAAGATATTGCAAAGAGGCTGAACGTTAACAGCTCTTCTGTTACTGGAGCCCTGCGTTCATTATCTGAAAAAGGTTATATTAATTATGCACCATACGACCTTATAACTTTAACTGAAAATGGTCAGACAATAGCAAGGGAAATTGTACGAAGACATGAAACCCTAAGGGATTTTTTTGAAAAAATTCTGAAGATAGAAAAAATAGAAGCGGAAGAAACTGCCTGCAAAGTAGAACATGCTGTTTCGAGGAAAACCCTGGATAAACTGATCAGCTTTGTCGAGTTCATAGAAACATGCCCAAGAACAGGAAGAGACTGGCTTGCAAGTTTCGATGGCAGGTGCGAAAACCCGTCCATGCACGAAGAAGAATGCTCTGAATGCCTTAGTCGTTGCATAAGCCTAATGCAGAAAAGGATTGGGGATCTTTCAGACAAACAGAATATTCACTCCCTTTTGTTCCTCAAAAAAGGAGAAAAAGGGACAATAAATGAAATCGGAGAAAATAGCTCCATAGCAAAAAAACTTGCAGATATGCAGGCTTCTCCGGGATGTATCATAACAGTCGAAAATTCTGATATGGAATCTGGTCAGATGGATATAAAAGTTAAAGGCTATCACCTTAAAATATCCAAGGAAGATGCCGAAAGAATAACCGTGGTTCATCTCAAATAA
- a CDS encoding RNA methyltransferase — MDRKIMVEALKLENISIVLHRPKFPENIGSSARAMKNMGIKELLVVDPDDFDLTKIGKMATHASMDIVDNIKRFDTLNEALADFSYVVGTTARIGRNRQVIHDPADLAQSLIPVSVNNRIAIVFGREDRGLESGEVQLCHSLLNIPTDGFSSLNLSQAVMVVCYELFKAKGYIGKDFLPTLATRFELEQMYFHLKDILLKIDFIQKDNPDYWLNNLRNFFSRLPLRAKEVRIIRGICRQIEWYGNRDKE, encoded by the coding sequence TTGGATAGAAAGATCATGGTTGAAGCTTTAAAACTCGAAAATATCAGTATTGTTCTTCACAGGCCAAAATTCCCGGAAAATATAGGAAGCTCCGCAAGGGCCATGAAAAACATGGGAATAAAAGAACTCCTTGTTGTTGATCCTGATGATTTTGATCTTACAAAAATCGGGAAAATGGCCACACATGCATCTATGGATATTGTGGATAATATCAAAAGGTTTGATACCTTGAATGAGGCCCTTGCAGACTTCTCCTATGTAGTCGGGACAACAGCCAGAATAGGAAGAAACAGACAGGTCATTCATGATCCGGCGGATCTTGCGCAGTCACTCATTCCTGTGTCAGTGAATAACCGTATAGCCATTGTATTCGGTCGTGAAGACAGGGGTCTTGAATCAGGTGAAGTCCAGCTATGCCACAGCCTGCTCAATATTCCGACAGATGGATTTTCCTCTCTCAATCTGTCCCAGGCAGTAATGGTTGTATGCTATGAGCTTTTCAAAGCAAAGGGATATATTGGCAAGGATTTTCTACCCACACTTGCGACAAGATTCGAGCTTGAACAAATGTACTTTCATCTGAAGGATATTCTCCTGAAAATTGATTTCATACAGAAAGACAATCCTGATTACTGGCTCAACAATCTGAGAAACTTCTTTTCAAGACTGCCTTTAAGAGCCAAAGAAGTCAGAATAATCAGGGGGATATGCAGGCAGATTGAATGGTATGGGAACAGGGACAAGGAATAG
- the ndk gene encoding nucleoside-diphosphate kinase, which yields MQKTLALIKPDAVAINATGEIIKRIQTKGFRIKAMKMTRLSLEIAEDFYDVHKGKPFYDDLNSFMISGPIVAMVLEKENAIKAWRDLMGATNFKEAAEGTIRKDFGSAMEKNAVHGSDAPETAAREISFFFSKMELVG from the coding sequence ATGCAAAAGACCCTTGCGCTTATTAAACCTGATGCCGTTGCGATAAATGCTACAGGAGAAATAATTAAAAGAATCCAGACAAAGGGATTCAGAATAAAAGCAATGAAAATGACCAGGCTCTCCCTTGAGATAGCAGAAGATTTTTATGACGTTCACAAAGGCAAGCCTTTTTATGACGATCTCAATTCCTTCATGATCTCAGGCCCGATTGTGGCCATGGTGCTTGAAAAGGAAAACGCCATAAAAGCCTGGAGAGATCTCATGGGAGCGACAAACTTCAAGGAAGCGGCAGAAGGAACCATAAGAAAGGATTTCGGCTCTGCCATGGAAAAAAATGCTGTGCATGGATCTGACGCCCCTGAAACAGCTGCGAGGGAAATTTCTTTTTTCTTCAGTAAAATGGAGCTGGTTGGATAG
- a CDS encoding DedA family protein translates to MGITQFLIEKATWIIDLTGHPGIAVLMMFESMIAPIPSEAVMPFAGWLVATGRFTFLGVFISSTIGSIVGSLLSYWIGYYGGRPLVEKFGKYLLLNSSDLEATERFFSKYGSPAIFIGRFIPVVRHLISLPAGAGKMKLLPFCIYTTIGASAWNMFLAWVGFKMEGYRELIHHYSRPVDVVVVLVILAGAAYFVKSHLKRG, encoded by the coding sequence ATGGGTATTACGCAGTTTTTAATAGAAAAAGCCACCTGGATAATTGATCTTACTGGTCATCCGGGCATAGCTGTTCTAATGATGTTTGAAAGCATGATCGCCCCTATACCAAGCGAAGCTGTAATGCCATTTGCAGGATGGCTTGTTGCGACCGGGAGATTCACATTCCTTGGAGTTTTCATATCAAGCACCATCGGCAGCATTGTCGGATCTCTGCTCTCTTATTGGATTGGATATTACGGAGGCAGACCACTTGTAGAGAAATTCGGAAAATATCTTCTGCTCAACAGTTCAGATCTTGAGGCAACAGAAAGGTTCTTCTCAAAATACGGCTCACCAGCAATATTCATAGGAAGATTCATTCCTGTTGTCAGACATCTGATATCGCTCCCTGCCGGCGCCGGTAAAATGAAACTTCTCCCCTTCTGCATCTATACAACAATAGGTGCTTCGGCATGGAACATGTTCCTTGCGTGGGTCGGATTCAAAATGGAAGGATACAGAGAGCTGATTCATCATTACAGCAGGCCTGTTGACGTTGTGGTGGTTCTTGTTATTCTTGCAGGAGCGGCCTATTTTGTTAAGTCTCATCTGAAAAGAGGATAA
- the buk gene encoding butyrate kinase: MMGNMILAINPGSTSTKISVFKETVPLFEETLRHSSDEINSFESILSQYSFRKDVILESLKKNGVNLAEMTAVVGRGGLLRPVSGGTYIVDYTMIADLKSGFYGEHASNLGAVIANEIAGNLGVPSFIVDPVVVDELSDLARISGLPEIERRSIFHALNQKAVARRAAEELGKGYNDCNFIVCHMGGGISVGAHEKGRVIDVNNALDGDGPFSPERSGSLPVGELSRLCFSGEIEFSEMKKRIKGKGGLVAYLNSNDGREVSEMIDSGNEKALLVYNAMAYQIGKEIGMCGAVLKGRVDLIILTGGLAFDKRLTGWITEMVSFIAPVRIFPGEDEMSALAAGALRVLNGEEAAKNY, encoded by the coding sequence ATGATGGGAAATATGATTCTTGCCATCAATCCTGGCTCGACATCCACTAAAATATCGGTTTTTAAGGAAACTGTTCCTTTATTTGAGGAAACTCTCAGGCACTCGAGCGATGAAATTAATTCTTTTGAATCAATACTATCCCAGTACAGTTTCAGAAAAGATGTAATACTTGAGAGCTTAAAAAAAAATGGCGTTAATCTTGCTGAAATGACAGCGGTTGTAGGTCGTGGTGGTCTGCTTAGACCTGTATCCGGTGGTACCTATATTGTCGATTATACAATGATAGCTGATCTTAAATCAGGATTTTACGGCGAGCATGCCTCCAATCTTGGGGCAGTTATTGCCAATGAAATTGCGGGAAATCTTGGAGTCCCGTCTTTTATTGTGGATCCTGTGGTTGTGGATGAACTCTCTGACCTTGCAAGAATATCCGGGCTACCTGAAATTGAACGAAGATCAATATTCCATGCACTCAACCAGAAAGCCGTTGCAAGACGTGCAGCCGAAGAACTTGGGAAAGGCTACAATGACTGCAATTTCATAGTCTGTCATATGGGCGGAGGCATTTCTGTCGGAGCACATGAAAAAGGCAGGGTGATCGATGTGAATAACGCCCTTGACGGTGATGGGCCATTCAGCCCTGAACGATCAGGCAGTCTTCCTGTTGGCGAACTTTCGAGGCTTTGCTTTTCTGGAGAAATTGAATTTTCAGAAATGAAAAAAAGAATAAAAGGGAAGGGCGGCCTTGTCGCCTACCTCAATTCAAATGATGGCAGGGAAGTATCTGAAATGATAGATTCCGGCAATGAAAAGGCGCTTCTTGTATACAATGCCATGGCTTACCAAATAGGCAAGGAAATAGGTATGTGCGGCGCAGTTTTAAAGGGTAGGGTCGACTTAATAATCCTTACAGGGGGACTGGCTTTTGACAAAAGGCTCACAGGCTGGATTACTGAAATGGTTTCATTTATAGCACCCGTAAGAATTTTTCCTGGAGAGGACGAAATGTCAGCACTTGCAGCAGGAGCGCTAAGGGTTTTGAACGGAGAAGAAGCCGCAAAGAATTATTGA
- a CDS encoding type 2 periplasmic-binding domain-containing protein: MSKFLFYPQIFPLLFIIVLAGMMTCPGITFAEVDTVVRYFQTDPRYDYRIKLLALALEKTLETHGGYVLVPYKGDSEITQARGLYELEKNNYDVAFLPSNIEREKRFLPVKMDIMKGIIGLRLLLIHKDNAPRFEKVNNFKDLKDGFVAGFCDQWADIDILKANGIRVVTSSVYTNLFPMLYYKRFDFFPRGINEIGPELSKIRDTFPAIDEEKKLALYYPMPVYFFVNKNNAALANRIEEGLKKAEKEGAFKRLFLEEHSSAIKKVNLDNRMVLRLSNPDLSAGTPEPDTSWWLNDLLIKSK; the protein is encoded by the coding sequence ATGAGTAAGTTTCTTTTTTATCCCCAAATTTTTCCGCTATTATTTATCATCGTCCTTGCGGGCATGATGACATGCCCAGGCATTACCTTTGCAGAAGTTGATACTGTTGTCAGGTATTTCCAGACTGATCCGAGATACGATTACAGAATAAAATTGCTTGCACTTGCACTTGAGAAAACACTGGAAACCCATGGAGGGTATGTTCTTGTGCCATACAAGGGGGATTCGGAAATAACCCAGGCAAGAGGTTTGTACGAACTTGAAAAAAATAATTACGACGTAGCTTTTCTTCCATCAAATATCGAAAGAGAAAAACGTTTTTTGCCTGTCAAAATGGATATCATGAAAGGAATTATTGGTTTAAGGCTTTTACTCATACATAAAGATAATGCCCCAAGATTCGAAAAAGTTAATAATTTCAAGGATCTTAAGGATGGTTTTGTCGCCGGATTCTGTGATCAGTGGGCAGATATTGATATTCTAAAGGCAAATGGCATTCGCGTCGTGACATCAAGCGTATACACCAATCTGTTCCCAATGCTTTATTATAAGCGCTTTGATTTTTTCCCAAGAGGAATAAATGAAATAGGGCCAGAGCTTTCTAAGATCAGGGATACATTTCCAGCCATAGATGAGGAAAAAAAACTGGCCCTTTATTATCCCATGCCTGTCTATTTCTTCGTCAACAAGAACAATGCAGCCCTTGCAAACAGGATAGAAGAAGGCTTAAAAAAAGCTGAAAAAGAAGGGGCATTTAAGAGGCTTTTTCTTGAAGAGCACTCTTCTGCCATAAAAAAGGTAAATCTTGATAATAGAATGGTTTTAAGGCTCTCAAATCCGGATCTCTCCGCTGGAACTCCTGAACCTGACACTTCCTGGTGGTTAAATGATTTATTAATAAAATCAAAATAA